TACACCCGTGAGATGGCGGAGGACTTCGTCTCCGAGCGGTGCCCTGCGGGGTGGCGCGACGACACCGTGTACAACTTCGGCCTCTTCACGCCGGACGGCGCGCTGGTCGGCTCGATGGGGCTGGTACGGCTCCAGCACCTGGACGCCGCGCAGCGGCAGGCGGAACTGGGCTACTGGACGGCCAAGGAGTGGCGCGGCCGGGGCCTGACCGCGGAGGCGGGGCGCGCGGTGTGCGCCTGGGCCTTCGACGAGCTGGGCGTGGAGCGCCTGGAGTGGTTCGCCGAGGCCGGCAACGAGGGCTCGCGCGCGGTGGCGCTGCGGATCGGCTTCGTGATGGAGGGCGTGGTGCGAGCGAAGATCGTCCACGAGGGGACCCGGCGCGACGCGTGGAGCGGCTCGCTGCTCCCCTCCGACTGGGGGCGCGCCTCCGGGACGGCGTACCTGCCGCATCCGGGTCCGCACGGACGGTGAACGGACGGTGGGACGACCGGGACGACCGGAGCGACCAGCGGGGCGGAGGGGCTCGGCGGCGTTCCGCGGCGGCGGTTCCGCGGGTGACGCGGTGGGACGAGCGGGGTGACCCGTGACCCGGGTGACGCGCGCGGCATCGGGGCGCGTGCGGAGTCGCTCGGGCCGCGAAGGGCCCGGCAGTCAGGCCCGGAGGTCCGGCCCGGAGACGGCCCCGAGGTCAGCCCGGCCGGATTGTCAGTGGCCGGTTCTAGGGTGTCCGCCATGACAGCGCTGCCTCAGCCCGCCGTGTCCCTGTCCGCAGACGAGGCCCGCAGGATCGCCCTGCGGGCGCAGGGCCTGCTCGGGGCGCCCGACCGGAAGGCGGGGGTGCGCGGGGTGCTCCGCTCGCTCGGCGCGGTCCAGCTCGACACGATCTCGGTGCTGGCCCGGTCGCACGAACTGGTGCCGTACGCGCGGCTGGGCGCGGTCGGCCGGGAGGCGGTCGAAGAGGCGTACTGGAGCGGTGCGAGCGCCTTCGAGTACTGGTCGCACGCGGCCTGTGTGCTGCCGGTCGAGGAGTGGCCGCACTTCGCCTTCCGGCGCAGGTCCCGGCGTGCCCGGGGTCACCGGTGGCACATGCTCAAGGACTCGGAGCGCTCCTGCGGCGCCGTGCTGGACCGGCTGCGGGCGGAGGGTCCGCTGACCTCCACCCAGCTCGGCGGCGCCAAGAACGGCGGCCCGTGGTGGGACTGGTCGGAGACCAAGATCGCCGTGGAGTGGCTGCTGGACACCGGCGACGTGGTCTGCACCCGCCGCACCGGCTGGAAGCGGGTCTACGACCTCGCCGAGCGGGCGGTGCCGGACGCTCTCTTCCACGACGACATCGACGACACCGAGTGCGTGCGCAGGCTGGTCGCCCAGGCCGGCGCGGCGATGGGGGTGGCGACCCGCGCGGACCTCGCCGACTACCACCGCCTCAAGGGCGAGCAGGTGTCGGCGGTGGTCGCGGACACCGGGCTGGTGCCGGTGGAGGTCGAGGGCTGGGGGAAGCCCGCGTGGGCTGACCCGGACGCACTGGCCTCGGCGCCGCGCGGCCGGCACCGCACCACGCTGCTGTCGCCGTTCGACTCCCTGGTGTGGGACCGGGCCCGCACCGAGCGGATCTTCGGCTTCACCCACCGGCTGGAGGCCTACACGCCGAAGCCGAAGCGGGTCTACGGCTACTTCGCGATGCCGGTGCTGGTGGGCGGGCGGCTGGTGGGGCGGGTCGACCCGGCCCGCGAGGGGCGGACGCTGGTCGCCCGGCAGGTCTCCCTCGGGGGGCAGCGCAGCGTGGAGGGGACGGCCGAGGCGATCGTGGAAGCGGCGAGCTGGGTCGGCTGCACCGAGGCCCGAGTGGAGCGGGTGGAGCCGGAGGCGCTGCGCGCACCGCTGGCCGACGCCGTCAAACGCGCCCACGACCGCCGCTGACGGGACCACCGCTGACCGGCCACCCCACCCGCCCTTACCTCTGCCCACTCCGCCCCCGAAACCCGCCCTGCGGCCTGTAAGGGAACTCTCGCCGCGTGGCTGCCGGGTCCCGGCCGCCACGCGGAAGGCCCGGAACCCGGGGCGCGGGTCGGACGCGCGGCGGGCGCGCTCAAGCAGAGGCCCGCGCAGCGCGGGCGGCGGCGGGACGCAGGTCGGGGGTCGGCCCGCGGACCGACCGGCCGGCGAGGGGTCTCCCCCCGCGGCGCCGGACGGCCCGGACGGGACCTACCGGATCTCCAGGATCTTCTCGCGCATCGCGTAGACCACCGCTTCCATCCTGGAATGCAACTGCAGCTTCTCCAGGATGTTGCGGACGTGGTTCTTCACGGTGTTCTCGCTGATGAAGAGCTGCTTGGCGATGTCGCGGTTGTTCAGCCCGGTGGCGACCAGCTTCAGCACCTCCATCTCCCGGTCGGTGAGCCTCGGCGCCGGCACCAGCCGCTTCTCGTCCGTGCGCTGGATCATCGACTTGAACTCGGTGAGCAGCTTCGACGCCATGGAGGGGCTGATCTGCGACTGTCCGTCGGCGACCGCCCGGATCGCGGTGGCCACCTCGTCGGTGGAGATCTCCTTCAGGAGGTAACCGGTCGCGCCGGCCTTGATCGCCTCGTAGAGGTCGGCCTCCTCGTCGCTTATCGTCAGCATGATGATCTTGGCGCTGGGGGCCACCTCCTTGATCGAGGTACACGCCTCGATCCCTCCCCGGCGCGGCATCCTGACATCCATCAGCACGATGTCCGGCAGCAGGTCCGCGGCCTTCTCCACCGCCTCGGCGCCGTCCCCGGCCTCTCCGATGACCTGGATGTCCTCCTCCTGCGCGAGCACGATCTCCAGGCCGCGGCGGAAGAGGGCATGGTCATCCACCACCAACACCCGGATGGGCTCCACCGCGGCCGGTCCGGGCATCGGTTCCTCGTCGGGGAACCGGCCTCGGCCACCGAGCGCTCCATGCCCGTAGTCCGGCATCAGATCCTCCCCCTCAGACCAGAGTTGAGCACTGGTCCAGCATTTCACGTCCCGGTGCGGTGGCGCCCCGAGGACGCTTCTCCGGTTGCCGGCACATGAGTCGGCGCTACAGCGCGCGCCCCCGTCGCGGCGGGCGTCCTCAGCGCGGTCCGACGCTGAGGACGCCCGCCACCTCGATGTCCGTGGGCACGGCCGGTCCCTCTCCTCGCCGGGAGAGTGTGCCCAGCGTGCGGCGCTGGTCGGTGTCAACGGCCCGCCGGACTCTCCCGCCGCGGCCTGCCTCCGCCACGGCCTTGAGGTCATCTGCCTCGGATTCGGCCGTCGCGGCCTCGGATTCCTGAGGTGGCTACGGCTTGCGGACGGCTGCGGTCCAGGGAGGGCACAGCTCCGCGGGGATCACTCGGCGTGGCCGAGGGTGTCTCCCGCGCCCTTGGGCGCGACGCCCCCCGACTCGTCGGCGTTGAGGTGGATGACGCCGTAGTCGTACCCGTGCCGGCGGTAGACCACGCTGGGCTGCTTGGTCTCGCTGTCGACGAACAGGTAGAAGTCGTGCCCGACCAGCTCCATCTCGTAGAGCGCCTGGTCGAGCGCCATCGGCGCCGCAGCGTGGGTCTTCTCCCGGACCACCAGGGGCCCGTCGCCGTGTACTTCCAGTGAGCCGATCTTCTTGGTGGGTACGGCCTCGCCACTCTCCTGGTCGGCGACGAACGTGCCGTCGCCGTTGTAGCTGGCAGCTCCCGGAACGACGCTGCCGACTTCGGAGGCGGGGATGCGCGCGGTGCCCCGGCGGTCGTGCCGCTTGCTCGCGGCCTTGCGCAGCCGGGCCTCCAGCTTGGAGACCGCGAGGTCCAGCGCGGCGTACGGGTCCCCTGCGGCGGCTTCCGCCCGGACCACGGGGCCGCGGTGGTTCAGCGTGATCTCCACGCGGTCGCTACGGTCGGCCTGACGGGGGTTGAGCTCCTTGGACACCTCGACGTCGAGGCTGATCACCTTGCCGTCGAGCTTCTGGATCTTCTCCAGCTTCTCCGCCACGTGCTTCCGGAACCGCTCGGGAACCTCGGTCTTGCGGCTCTTGACGACGATGTCCACGCAGAACTCCGTTCCGGACCACCCCCGCTGACCAGGGGCGATCCCTTTCCTGTGGCCGACGGTCGGGACACCCCGGCGCCGGCGCTGCGTCGGCTGCCGCCTCGCGATGCGTACTGCCGCACCGTCCGCGAGGCTGCGGCTTTCACCTCCTTCTGCCCCAAGGGGAAGATCAACACCCCAAGTGCTGCCCTCCCTCTCTCCCGAACATAGTCCCGGAGTGTGTATCTCGGCATCCCCAGCGCTCCCATACCTCCGTTCGAGCGAATGCGCCTTCCCTACCTGCGGCAATACACATACGAGCTGATCTACGGGGCGGGCGGCGCCGCCACCACGGCCGCCCCGCAGATCCACCCGCCGACCGCCTCGACGGCTCCGGCGGCCGCCGCCAGCGACGCCCCCGTCGTCACGAGGTCGTCGACCAGCACCACCGGCCCTGCGGCAACCAGCGGTACCGCCGAACGGGCGATCTCCAGCGCACCGGAGAGGTTCGCCCGGCGGGCGGCCCCGGCCAGTCCGGACTGGTCGGCGACCGGCCGCCGCTGCCGCAGCACGGCGGCCACCCGTGCCGGCACCCCGCACCGCCGCAGTTCCCGGGCCGCGGACCGGGCCATGCGGGCGGTGGCGTCGTGCCCCCGCTGCGCCACGGCCCTGCGGGACGAGGGCACGGGGACCAGCAGGAGCACGCCGCCGCGGGCGTCCCTCGGAGCGGCGGGACTCCGAGGGACGGGCGGGCAGGGCGGACCCTGCCGCGGCGGGGGCGGCTGACCCGGCAGGGCGGTGCCGGGACGGCGGACCCCGCCCGTGACCGGGACCGTACGGAGACCGCCGACACCTGCGGGGAGCGCCCCGGCCGTGGACGCCGCCCGCAGAACCGCCGCCGAGAGTGCGGCGCCCAGGGGTCCGGCCAGCCCCAGGGCACCACGCTCCTTGTGCGCGAGGACGACGGCCCGCACCTCGTCCTCGTACCGGCCGACCGCGAAGACCGCGGGAAGGCCCCACGGCTCCGGTGACGGCCGGACGCGCCGCACCGTGGCTGCTCCGCCCAGCAGTCCTCGGCACCGCTCGCACAACTCCGTACGCGGGCGCCCGCAACCCGCGCAGTCCACCGGAAGTACCAGCCCGGCGAACTCCCGCCACCAGCCCCGCATGACTCCACTGTGCGGTCTGCTCCCCCGGCTCGACCAGTCACCCGTACGGGTTGTGGATAACTCGCGCGAAAGCCCGCCAAGCCGGGAATCGCCGCAGGTGAGGGCCGCGAAAGCGTTCAGCGGGGAGAAGTGCCGAGAGGCCGGCCGCGCCCTCGACACCCGGCGCACGCCACGGGACAGCGGCTCGGCGGCCGGCCAGCAGTGGGCTCGGCGGGAAGATCCCGACCGCAAGCGACCCGTAAGCCCCCGGAAGCCCCCGGAAGCGACCGGAAGCCGAGCCGGACAGGGAGCCCGGACACGATCCCGAAGGCGACCCAGCACGAAAGCCCTGCCCGGCCGCCCAGGAACCCCCGCGCCCGATGGCGCCGGCACCCGACACACCGGTACCCGCCCCGCCCCCGCCCCCGAACGCGGCGAGGCGAGCGCGGCCTCAGCCCGGATAGACGGGGCTGACGCCCTTCGGCGAGAGCTGCTTCCAGTTCGCGTCCGCCGGCAGCTGGTAGACGCGCCCCGCGTACGAGGCGAGCAGCGGAAGCTTCGGGTTCTCCGAGGCGGACACCGAGGCCGCCTCGCTGACGCCCTGGAGCGCCGAGGCCGCCGAGCCGTCGGTGTTGACGTACTCGATCCGCTGGGCGCCGCCACGTTCGGCGTCGAGGACCACCAGCCGGCTGGGACCTGCCCAGGACACGGACGTCACGCTCTCCCCGACCGGCGAGAGCGGCCGCAGGTCGTCGACGGAGAACGCCGGGTGCTGGGTACTGCCGGCCCGGACGATCCGGCCCAGCTGGAGCCGGGTGGTGCCGTGGTCCTGGACCACCAGCGCTATCCGCACCCCGTCGGAGGCGACCCGTAGCGACTCCACCCGCCCCTCCAGGCCGGGCACCGGCACTTCGACCGGCGTGCCCATGCCGCCGCTCAGGACGAGGAGCCGCGGGGAGTCCGGGTCACGGTCGGCCACCCACAGGTCGTCGAAGCCGTCCCAGCTCGGAGCGCTCAGGCCGCCGGCCGCCCGGCTGTGGACCAGCGCCTTGCCGAACCCGGTCCCGCCGACGAGTGAGCCCACCACCAGGTCGTGGCCGTCGTCGCGCACCCCCGCGGCGGCCTGCTGGTCGCGCCGGATCGCCACCGAGCCCAAACCCGCCTTGGCGGCGCCGAAGGGCCCCGACACCGGCGTCGCCCGAGGCTCCGAGTCGGCGTCGTCCTCGGGCAGTGCCAGCAGCCGGTGGTCGCCGTCGGCCTCGATGTAGTACGGCCGCGCGTCCCTCCCGACCAGCTTGTCCGAGCCGTACTGCGCAGCCTGCTGCCCGGGCAGCCGACAGGCCGTGGAGCCGTCGGCACGGAGCAGCTCGACCGAGGAGAGCGGCGCCGACGCCTGCGCCTGGACGGTGGCGAACAACTGCGCCGCGAACATCGTGCACCGTGTGCCGCGCAGCCCGTCCGCGGCGCGGTCCAGCCGCACCCGCAGTCGCTGCGAGTCGTCGACGGTCACACCGCCGTCGGACGCCTTGCTGTCGAGCGCGGCCCCGGTCGGCGCCGCGCTGCTCACCACGGGGGCCAGCCAGGTCGTGGGGCCGCCCAGCAGGGCCGACACCGTCGCCACCAGCGGATCGGTCTGGTTGCGCAGGTACACCGGGTCGGCGACCAGGGCCTGTACCGGACCGTCAGAACCGTGCCCGTCAGGGCCCAGCCTGGCGAAATAGTACATATTCACGGAGTGGTATATCCGCTGGAAGTCCGAGTCGGACAGGACGAGCCCGCCGGGCAGCCCGTCGATCCGCCACTGGTTGTCCTGCCGGATCAGGTGGAACTCCGTGTCGAACGGCCCCTGGGACGGCTCGTACGCGTGCTTGGTGTCCACGACGGCCGCCTTGGTGGCCGAGAGGTCCACCATCGCCTCCCCGCCCTTGGCGGAGCCGCCCGTCTCGTGCGAGACCGCCTGGCCGGAGAAGACGGTGATCTTCGCCCCGGGATTCCACTGGACTCCCTTGGCCAGGTACTTGCGGGCGGTGGTGAAGTCGGCCTCGCTGCTGGTGGTGGCCTCCATGAAACCGCTGACGATGGCCGACGGGGTCTCGTCAGGGCTCGGCGGGATGGCGCCGACCCGTACCTGGGTGTCGGAGTCGGCGTGCTGCGTGTCGCCGACCTTGCGCACCTCTCCGCTGCTCGGCATGGAGGCGCAGCCCGCCAGCAGCAGAACTCCGCACAGCGGCAGCAGTCCGGACCGCAGCAGCCGTCGGCCGCCCCCCAACGCACCCATCAGACGTCGTCCTCCCGAACGGCTTCTCTGTGCTCACTGTGCCCCACCACGCGTGCGCCGCTCCCGGGCAGCGCCGCCGGATCGGCCGTCGGCGCCCTGGGAGGCGCCTTCGGCACCGGTGGTATCCGCGGTCCCCGGACGGCGGACCGCCCGCCCGTCGTCCCCTCCTCGGGCCCCGAGGCCCCGGACCCGGCGCGCGGCGCCGGCACGCCCGCCGCCGCTCCGGCAGCTCCGGCCGTACCCGTGGCTCCGGTCGCCCCGCCCGGGCCCGTCACTCCCGACGCCCGCGGGGGAGTCCCCGCCCCGGCCGACGCCCCGGAACGCCCGACGCCGCCCCCTGCCGTCGGTCCCGAGGAACGCAGAGCACGGTTGCGCCGCGAGTCCTCGGGCTCCAGCGGGATGGGCGAGCCGCGCAGGCTGTCGCCGGCCGTCCGCGGCAGCGTCATCCGGAACTGCGAACCGCCGCCCGGCTCGCCCCACGCCTGGAGCCAGCCGCCGTGCAGCCGTGCGTCCTCGACGGCGATGGACAGGCCCAGGCCCGTCCCGCCGGTGGTACGCGCCCGCGCCGGGTCGGCCCGCCAGAACCGGTTGAACACCCGGGTCGCCTCGCCCGGCTTGAGTCCCACGCCGTAGTCGCGCACCGAGACGGCGACGGCACCGTCCGCGGTCGCCAGCCGGACCACCACGTCGCGGCCCTCGCCGTGCTCGATCGCGTTGACGACCAGGTTGCGCAGTACCCGCTCCACCCGTCGCGGGTCCGCCTCGGCGATCACCGGCAGCGCGTCGCCGCGCACCAGCACCCGGCTTCCCTTGCGCTCGGCCAGCGGCTCGTAGGCGTCCACGACCAGGTGCACCACGTCGCGCAGGTCTATCGGCTCGGCCGCCAGGTCGGCGGCGCCCGCGTCGAACCGGCTGATCTCCAGCAGATCCGACAGCAGCGACTCGAAGCGGTCCAGCTGGTTCTGGAGCAGTTCGGCGGAGCGGGCGGTGATCGGGTCGAAGTCGTCGCGGCCGTCGTGGATCACGTCGGCGGCCATCCGCACCGTCGTCAGCGGAGTCCGCAGCTCGTGCGAGACGTCGGAGACGAACCGGCGCTGCATCCGCGACAGGTCCTCCAGCTGCTGGATCTTCACCTGGAGGTTCTGCGCCATCTTGTTGAAGGACTCGCCGAGCCTGGCGATGTCGTCCTCGCCGCTGACCTGCATCCGCTCCTGGAGCCGGCCGGCCGCCAGCCGCTCGGCGATCCCGGCGGCCATCCGCACCGGCGTGACCACCTGCCGCGTCACCAGCCACGCGATGGCGCCGAGCAGCACCACCACGAATATCCCCGCGGTGGCCAGGGTGCCCTTGACCAGGCCGAGGGTCTTCTCCTCCTGGTCGAACGGGAAGAGGTAGTAGAGCTGGTACGTTCCGCCGTTGACGTCGGTCAACCGCTTGCCGACCGCCAGTGCCGGCTTCGGCTTGCTGCCGTCGTCGGTGTGCACGGTCGTGTACTGCTTCAGCGCGCCGGGGTGCTTCCCCACCGCCGTGATCAGCGAAGCCGGGATACTGCGGTCGGGCAGCACACTGCCGGAGCTGCGCGGCCCGTGCGCGTTGGAGCTGCCCTCGCCGAACGTGGGCTCGTCGCCGCTCTTCGGGGTCAGCGCGACGATCCAGTAGACGCCCTTGCCGCCGCTGGCGAACTGCTGCACCAGATCCGTCAGCCACGTCCCGGAGTCGATCGGCCCCTGCGGGGGGCTCGAACCGGTGCCGTCCTGGGACTGGGTGCCCTCGTTCGCCATGTCCTGCGCGATCGAGAAACCACCGGTCGCCTGGTTGGTGGCCGCCTTCTCCTTCGCGTCGAGCAGGCCGTTCTTCACCTGCCCGATGACGACGAAGCCCAGCAGCAGCACCACGCCCACCGACATCAGCAGGGTGTACGAGACCACCCGCAGCTGGAGGTTGCGCCGCCACAGGCGGGTCGCGGGCTGCAGGGGCCGACGCGCCCAGCGCACGCACGAGCGGATCACCGGCATCAGCCCGCGCATGGGATCGGCCAGCCGGCTCTCCAGACGTTCACGCTCGTACGACGCGCACATCTCAGCCCGGCCCCGCCTTGTAACCGACGCCCCGGACGGTCACCACGATCTCGGGCCGCTCCG
This portion of the Actinacidiphila yeochonensis CN732 genome encodes:
- a CDS encoding GNAT family N-acetyltransferase, encoding MKPPTLTTARLVLRPLGPQDADAVHLACQDPDIPRWTSVPHPYTREMAEDFVSERCPAGWRDDTVYNFGLFTPDGALVGSMGLVRLQHLDAAQRQAELGYWTAKEWRGRGLTAEAGRAVCAWAFDELGVERLEWFAEAGNEGSRAVALRIGFVMEGVVRAKIVHEGTRRDAWSGSLLPSDWGRASGTAYLPHPGPHGR
- a CDS encoding winged helix-turn-helix domain-containing protein: MTALPQPAVSLSADEARRIALRAQGLLGAPDRKAGVRGVLRSLGAVQLDTISVLARSHELVPYARLGAVGREAVEEAYWSGASAFEYWSHAACVLPVEEWPHFAFRRRSRRARGHRWHMLKDSERSCGAVLDRLRAEGPLTSTQLGGAKNGGPWWDWSETKIAVEWLLDTGDVVCTRRTGWKRVYDLAERAVPDALFHDDIDDTECVRRLVAQAGAAMGVATRADLADYHRLKGEQVSAVVADTGLVPVEVEGWGKPAWADPDALASAPRGRHRTTLLSPFDSLVWDRARTERIFGFTHRLEAYTPKPKRVYGYFAMPVLVGGRLVGRVDPAREGRTLVARQVSLGGQRSVEGTAEAIVEAASWVGCTEARVERVEPEALRAPLADAVKRAHDRR
- a CDS encoding response regulator, whose protein sequence is MPGPAAVEPIRVLVVDDHALFRRGLEIVLAQEEDIQVIGEAGDGAEAVEKAADLLPDIVLMDVRMPRRGGIEACTSIKEVAPSAKIIMLTISDEEADLYEAIKAGATGYLLKEISTDEVATAIRAVADGQSQISPSMASKLLTEFKSMIQRTDEKRLVPAPRLTDREMEVLKLVATGLNNRDIAKQLFISENTVKNHVRNILEKLQLHSRMEAVVYAMREKILEIR
- the hpf gene encoding ribosome hibernation-promoting factor, HPF/YfiA family; protein product: MDIVVKSRKTEVPERFRKHVAEKLEKIQKLDGKVISLDVEVSKELNPRQADRSDRVEITLNHRGPVVRAEAAAGDPYAALDLAVSKLEARLRKAASKRHDRRGTARIPASEVGSVVPGAASYNGDGTFVADQESGEAVPTKKIGSLEVHGDGPLVVREKTHAAAPMALDQALYEMELVGHDFYLFVDSETKQPSVVYRRHGYDYGVIHLNADESGGVAPKGAGDTLGHAE
- a CDS encoding ComF family protein translates to MRGWWREFAGLVLPVDCAGCGRPRTELCERCRGLLGGAATVRRVRPSPEPWGLPAVFAVGRYEDEVRAVVLAHKERGALGLAGPLGAALSAAVLRAASTAGALPAGVGGLRTVPVTGGVRRPGTALPGQPPPPRQGPPCPPVPRSPAAPRDARGGVLLLVPVPSSRRAVAQRGHDATARMARSAARELRRCGVPARVAAVLRQRRPVADQSGLAGAARRANLSGALEIARSAVPLVAAGPVVLVDDLVTTGASLAAAAGAVEAVGGWICGAAVVAAPPAP
- a CDS encoding LpqB family beta-propeller domain-containing protein, encoding MGALGGGRRLLRSGLLPLCGVLLLAGCASMPSSGEVRKVGDTQHADSDTQVRVGAIPPSPDETPSAIVSGFMEATTSSEADFTTARKYLAKGVQWNPGAKITVFSGQAVSHETGGSAKGGEAMVDLSATKAAVVDTKHAYEPSQGPFDTEFHLIRQDNQWRIDGLPGGLVLSDSDFQRIYHSVNMYYFARLGPDGHGSDGPVQALVADPVYLRNQTDPLVATVSALLGGPTTWLAPVVSSAAPTGAALDSKASDGGVTVDDSQRLRVRLDRAADGLRGTRCTMFAAQLFATVQAQASAPLSSVELLRADGSTACRLPGQQAAQYGSDKLVGRDARPYYIEADGDHRLLALPEDDADSEPRATPVSGPFGAAKAGLGSVAIRRDQQAAAGVRDDGHDLVVGSLVGGTGFGKALVHSRAAGGLSAPSWDGFDDLWVADRDPDSPRLLVLSGGMGTPVEVPVPGLEGRVESLRVASDGVRIALVVQDHGTTRLQLGRIVRAGSTQHPAFSVDDLRPLSPVGESVTSVSWAGPSRLVVLDAERGGAQRIEYVNTDGSAASALQGVSEAASVSASENPKLPLLASYAGRVYQLPADANWKQLSPKGVSPVYPG
- the mtrB gene encoding MtrAB system histidine kinase MtrB, producing MRGLMPVIRSCVRWARRPLQPATRLWRRNLQLRVVSYTLLMSVGVVLLLGFVVIGQVKNGLLDAKEKAATNQATGGFSIAQDMANEGTQSQDGTGSSPPQGPIDSGTWLTDLVQQFASGGKGVYWIVALTPKSGDEPTFGEGSSNAHGPRSSGSVLPDRSIPASLITAVGKHPGALKQYTTVHTDDGSKPKPALAVGKRLTDVNGGTYQLYYLFPFDQEEKTLGLVKGTLATAGIFVVVLLGAIAWLVTRQVVTPVRMAAGIAERLAAGRLQERMQVSGEDDIARLGESFNKMAQNLQVKIQQLEDLSRMQRRFVSDVSHELRTPLTTVRMAADVIHDGRDDFDPITARSAELLQNQLDRFESLLSDLLEISRFDAGAADLAAEPIDLRDVVHLVVDAYEPLAERKGSRVLVRGDALPVIAEADPRRVERVLRNLVVNAIEHGEGRDVVVRLATADGAVAVSVRDYGVGLKPGEATRVFNRFWRADPARARTTGGTGLGLSIAVEDARLHGGWLQAWGEPGGGSQFRMTLPRTAGDSLRGSPIPLEPEDSRRNRALRSSGPTAGGGVGRSGASAGAGTPPRASGVTGPGGATGATGTAGAAGAAAGVPAPRAGSGASGPEEGTTGGRSAVRGPRIPPVPKAPPRAPTADPAALPGSGARVVGHSEHREAVREDDV